Proteins from a single region of Synchiropus splendidus isolate RoL2022-P1 chromosome 3, RoL_Sspl_1.0, whole genome shotgun sequence:
- the trip6 gene encoding thyroid receptor-interacting protein 6 has translation MSGPTWLPPRTLDSPERAVPQMSHVTGSAIYRAPNKKAASDFPPKYSNYEQNGGVGGVALRYMATGPRAGGSVHHPSSDHYYSPPHGPKEDRNWSPHMDSYELMHRGPGKAVGHPSKIDADIDSLTSMLADLDSHPHESSTQLYDNVPYNKYLSEDQYKSAHQNPAPSQSRPSMDYPPHPRSQYYPAPLYHSDHHSSQYSSAPHQDYYSPSPPAPKPYPQPVPASYTTASTPTGPRFTVQVKTAQPVTYSQTGRQAEQAYTPPPPRQHVSRPPPQTSPQGWYPPQSSSQTQVMHPDVGCKGVGGRVNQVSVPKRGMESNPPVQSSAYQSSKVAASTKPEEELDRLTKKLVYDMNHPPAEDYFGRCARCGDNVVGDGNGCIAMEQVFHVECFTCITCHARLRGQPFYALDKKSYCETCYISTLERCSKCSKPILDRILRAMGKAYHPRCFTCIVCNCCLDGVPFTVDATSQIHCIDDFHRKYAPRCSVCGEPIMPEAGQEETVRIVALDRSFHVNCYVCEECGLLLSSEGEGRGCYPLDGHILCKSCSARRIQDLSAKISTDC, from the exons ATGTCTGGTCCAACCTGGCTGCCCCCTAGAACTCTGGATAGTCCAGAGAGAGCCGTCCCCCAGATGTCCCATGTAACTGGGTCTGCCATCTACAGAGCCCCCAACAAAAAGGCTGCTTCTGACTTCCCACCAAAATATAGCAACTATGAACAGAATGGAGGAGTCGGTGGTGTAGCCCTCAGGTACATGGCTACTGGACCGAGAG CTGGTGGTTCAGTCCACCACCCTTCAAGTGATCATTACTATTCTCCTCCTCATGGTCCTAAGGAAGATCGCAACTGGAGTCCTCACATGGACAGTTATGAGCTCATG CATCGTGGTCCTGGGAAAGCAGTGGGCCATCCCTCTAAGATCGACGCCGACATTGACTCGCTCACGAGCATGCTAGCTGATCTGGACAGCCACCCGCACGAGTCCAGCACACAG CTGTACGACAATGTGCCTTACAACAAGTACCTCAGCGAGGATCAGTACAAATCTGCACATCAGAACCCGGCCCCCAGTCAGAGTCGTCCCTCAATGGACTATCCTCCTCACCCCCGCAGCCAGTACTACCCTGCCCCTCTGTACCACAGTGACCACCACTCTTCCCAATACTCCTCGGCTCCCCACCAGGACTACTactccccctctcctccagcCCCCAAACCTTATCCCCAGCCAGTCCCCGCATCTTACACCACCGCCTCCACTCCGACAGGTCCCAGGTTCACTGTGCAGGTCAAGACAGCCCAACCAGTCACTTATTCACAGACTGGGAGGCAAGCGGAGCAGGCCTACACTCCACCTCCGCCTCGGCAGCATGTGAGCCGCCCTCCTCCCCAAACGAGTCCTCAAGGCTGGTACCCCCCACAGTCCAGCTCCCAGACTCAGGTGATGCACCCTGATGTGGGCTGCAAAGGAGTTGGTGGAAGAGTGAACCAGGTTTCAGTGCCCAAAAGAGGGATGGAGAGTAATCCGCCTGTGCAGAGTTCAGCATATCAGTCCAGTAAG GTGGCGGCATCAACCAAACCTGAAGAGGAGTTGGATCGACTCACGAAGAAGTTGGTGTACGACATGAACCACCCACCTGCCGAGGACTACTTTG GCCGCTGCGCTCGCTGTGGTGACAATGTGGTGGGTGACGGCAACGGCTGCATCGCCATGGAGCAGGTGTTCCACGTGGAGTGCTTCACTTGCATCACCTGCCATGCCCGCCTGCGAGGACAGCCCTTTTACGCCCTGGACAAGAAGAGTTACTGCGAGACTTGTTACATT AGCACCTTGGAGCGATGTTCAAAGTGCTCCAAACCCATCTTGGACCGTATCCTGCGAGCAATGGGGAAAGCTTACCACCCACGCTGCTTCACATGCATCGTCTGTAACTGTTGCTTGGACGGCGTGCCCTTCACCGTGGACGCCACCTCTCAGATTCACTGCATAGACGACTTTCACAG GAAGTACGCTCCTCGCTGCTCTGTGTGTGGTGAGCCCATCATGCCTGAAGCCGGCCAGGAGGAGACGGTGAGGATAGTTGCACTGGACCGCAGTTTCCACGTCAACTGCTACGTCTGCGAG GAATGCGGACTACTCCTGTCCTCAGAGGGTGAAGGTCGTGGCTGTTACCCGCTCGATGGCCACATCTTGTGCAAGAGCTGCAGTGCCAGACGCATCCAGGACCTGTCTGCCAAAATCTCCACAGACTGCTGA